From Geomonas agri, one genomic window encodes:
- a CDS encoding PAS domain-containing sensor histidine kinase: MPRFTIFKKILVITLLLSLLPLLVSSAILLANLQSTSARLSAEISESDDRQAVESLQMKARDLAENIKDFLHQCESDLLFLSRSPLSQPALFNFYQTRLSEVWQRGASSTAAQGTHEFLPIYRSIALIDRNGKERVVIRNGRFVPQGQLTDVSDPTNTEFKSEDYFTRVRALKPGEIYVSHLTGFHIGKQEQLAGAPDPESAYDGKMYQGVIRFGAPLFDARGAFDGMVLLSLDHRHLMEFTQHIDPGKNASSLFPSYQSGNYAFLFDDEGWIITHPKFWDIRGVDPQGRLVPPYTARSGKAEIESGRIPFNLDYAGFVHPGYPKVAAAVRAKQEGYVDITNVGGAKKIMAFAPIFYDTGDYAKHGVFGGVTIGFQVDRFHEASRKGGRLIAKQLGEHRRTSAIIILLTALFSALSAWLLSRGISVPLRQLTENAGKLAAGDFAERVAVNSADEIGVLAQTFNNMADELDRRKVSLLSTLEELKQSRLEIMDERNFKASVLESISSGIVTFSPQGFLTSINRTGRLFLGEDVTEGTHYRELFRDWEGLSERIATVFATNAGYGRETFRFDHEPGKTHFDVGFFPIGHDSEHGLTITLRNETERENLHEEMMRLDRLASLGKLSAGIAHEVRNPLTGISLLLDDLHDQAASNSADREMIKKALAEIERVEKLVSALLNYSSPVRADFRECDLNRLINDTVLLMRRPCEKQRVQLTVEEGDLPPFRFDPEKIKQAVLNIIKNAQQALPDGGQIRIATSLRDQYAVIDISDDGPGIAAVDLPLIFEPFFTRKGAGTGLGLSITQRIIEEHQGRVQVQSAPGEGTRFTVELPLTG; the protein is encoded by the coding sequence TTGCCACGTTTCACCATCTTCAAAAAGATCCTGGTCATCACGCTGCTGCTCTCCCTGCTGCCGCTATTGGTATCCTCGGCGATCCTGTTGGCCAACCTGCAATCGACCAGCGCCCGCCTTTCCGCCGAAATCAGCGAGTCCGATGACCGCCAGGCGGTGGAGTCGCTGCAGATGAAAGCGCGCGACCTAGCCGAGAACATCAAGGATTTCCTGCACCAGTGCGAGAGCGACCTCCTCTTCCTCTCCCGCTCCCCCCTCTCCCAGCCGGCGCTGTTCAACTTCTACCAGACCCGGCTCTCCGAGGTGTGGCAGCGCGGCGCCAGCTCCACGGCCGCCCAGGGGACCCACGAATTCCTCCCTATCTACCGCTCCATCGCCCTCATCGACAGAAACGGCAAGGAGCGTGTGGTGATCCGCAACGGCCGCTTCGTCCCCCAGGGGCAGCTTACCGACGTCTCGGACCCGACCAACACCGAGTTCAAGAGCGAGGACTACTTCACACGGGTGCGCGCCCTAAAGCCGGGCGAGATCTACGTTTCGCACCTGACCGGGTTCCATATCGGCAAGCAGGAACAGCTGGCGGGAGCTCCGGACCCGGAAAGCGCCTACGACGGCAAGATGTACCAGGGGGTGATACGCTTCGGGGCCCCCCTGTTCGACGCCAGGGGGGCCTTCGACGGCATGGTGCTCCTCTCACTGGACCATCGGCACCTGATGGAGTTCACCCAGCACATCGACCCCGGCAAGAACGCCTCGTCGCTCTTTCCTTCCTACCAAAGCGGCAACTACGCCTTCCTCTTCGACGACGAAGGGTGGATCATCACCCACCCCAAGTTCTGGGACATACGCGGCGTCGATCCCCAGGGGAGGCTGGTGCCCCCCTACACCGCCCGCTCCGGTAAGGCCGAGATAGAGAGCGGCCGCATCCCGTTCAACCTCGACTACGCCGGCTTCGTCCACCCCGGCTACCCCAAGGTCGCCGCCGCGGTGCGCGCCAAGCAGGAGGGGTACGTCGACATTACCAACGTTGGCGGCGCCAAGAAGATTATGGCTTTCGCCCCCATTTTCTACGACACCGGCGACTACGCCAAGCACGGCGTTTTCGGCGGTGTCACCATCGGCTTCCAGGTGGACCGCTTCCACGAGGCGTCACGCAAAGGTGGCCGACTCATCGCCAAGCAGCTCGGCGAGCACCGCCGCACCAGTGCCATCATCATCCTGCTGACGGCCCTTTTCTCCGCCCTCTCTGCCTGGCTGCTCTCCCGCGGCATCAGCGTGCCACTGCGGCAGTTGACAGAGAACGCCGGCAAGCTTGCCGCGGGCGACTTCGCGGAAAGGGTAGCGGTCAACTCGGCCGACGAGATCGGCGTTCTGGCCCAGACCTTCAACAACATGGCCGACGAGTTGGACCGCCGCAAGGTGAGCCTGCTCTCCACCCTGGAGGAACTGAAACAGTCACGGCTGGAGATCATGGACGAACGTAACTTCAAGGCGAGCGTCCTCGAGAGTATCTCGAGCGGCATCGTCACCTTCTCCCCGCAGGGCTTCCTCACCTCCATCAACCGCACCGGGAGGCTTTTCCTGGGCGAAGACGTGACCGAGGGGACACACTACCGTGAGTTATTCCGGGACTGGGAGGGGCTGAGCGAGCGCATTGCGACCGTCTTCGCCACCAATGCAGGCTACGGCCGCGAGACCTTCCGCTTCGACCACGAGCCGGGCAAGACCCATTTCGACGTCGGCTTCTTCCCCATCGGGCATGACTCCGAGCACGGGCTCACCATCACGCTTAGAAACGAGACCGAGCGCGAGAACCTGCACGAGGAGATGATGCGCCTGGACCGGCTCGCTTCGCTGGGCAAACTCTCGGCGGGGATCGCCCACGAGGTGAGAAACCCGCTCACCGGCATCTCACTCCTACTGGACGACCTGCACGACCAGGCGGCCTCGAACAGCGCGGACCGGGAAATGATCAAGAAGGCCCTGGCCGAGATCGAGCGGGTGGAAAAGCTGGTCAGCGCCCTTTTGAACTACTCTTCGCCGGTGCGGGCCGACTTCCGCGAATGCGACCTGAACCGGCTGATCAACGACACCGTGCTCCTCATGCGCCGTCCCTGCGAGAAGCAGCGGGTGCAACTCACCGTGGAGGAAGGCGATCTCCCTCCCTTCCGGTTCGACCCCGAGAAGATCAAGCAGGCGGTGCTCAATATCATCAAGAACGCCCAGCAGGCCCTCCCCGACGGCGGGCAGATCAGGATCGCCACCTCGCTGCGGGATCAGTATGCGGTGATCGACATCAGCGACGACGGTCCGGGCATCGCGGCGGTAGATCTGCCGCTGATCTTCGAGCCCTTCTTCACCAGGAAGGGGGCCGGCACCGGGCTTGGTCTCTCCATCACCCAGCGCATCATCGAGGAGCACCAAGGGCGGGTCCAGGTGCAAAGCGCGCCCGGAGAAGGGACCCGTTTCACCGTGGAACTGCCGCTTACGGGCTAA
- a CDS encoding sigma-54-dependent transcriptional regulator: MEKILIIDDEAFICENVQRILSSEGFDVLAAGSGQQARDLVASEEIDLALLDLNLGTEDGIDVLKNLKEIDPELLVIIITGYGSVETAVESLKLGAFHYMKKPFKADALRLIVKLALKTQTLKREVRKLRHGDGSLPGPSPIIGKSEAFNEVVAQVREIARIPSTVLVTGESGTGKELVARAIHDLSDRRENSFVAINCASIPATLLESELFGHEKGSFTGAAARKKGLFEEAHHGTIFLDEIGEMDMAMQVKLLRVLQEKTIRRVGAVKDIDVDVRVIAATNRDLLQRIAEKSFREDLFYRLNVFPIHIPPLRERTADIAALAAYFLDSFSRSFGRQFRDVAPEAERLMAQYAWPGNVRELRNVIERICIMRSGPTLLPEYLPQEIRTGQYGDAATPHLPNALAIPEGLGLEDAISSIEKSLIEQALQATGGNVLQTAANLKIPRGTLRYKMDKHGL; encoded by the coding sequence ATGGAAAAGATACTGATCATAGACGACGAAGCCTTCATCTGCGAAAACGTGCAGCGCATCCTCTCCAGCGAGGGGTTCGACGTCCTGGCCGCAGGGTCCGGACAGCAGGCGCGCGATTTGGTTGCCTCGGAGGAGATCGACCTCGCCCTCCTGGACCTTAACCTCGGCACCGAGGACGGCATCGATGTACTGAAAAACCTGAAGGAGATCGACCCGGAACTGCTGGTCATCATCATCACCGGCTATGGCTCCGTCGAGACGGCGGTGGAATCCCTGAAGCTGGGGGCCTTCCACTACATGAAGAAGCCCTTCAAGGCCGACGCCCTCAGGCTGATTGTGAAGCTCGCCCTGAAGACCCAGACCCTGAAGCGCGAGGTCAGGAAACTACGGCATGGCGACGGCTCGCTCCCCGGTCCCTCCCCCATCATCGGCAAAAGCGAGGCCTTCAACGAGGTGGTGGCCCAGGTTCGCGAGATCGCACGCATCCCCTCGACCGTACTCGTCACCGGGGAATCGGGCACCGGCAAGGAGCTGGTGGCCCGCGCCATCCACGACCTTTCCGACCGCAGGGAAAACTCCTTCGTCGCCATCAACTGTGCCTCGATTCCCGCGACGCTTCTGGAGAGTGAGCTGTTCGGGCACGAGAAAGGCTCCTTCACCGGGGCCGCCGCTAGGAAGAAGGGGCTGTTCGAGGAAGCGCACCACGGCACCATCTTTCTGGATGAGATCGGCGAGATGGACATGGCCATGCAGGTCAAGCTGTTGCGGGTGCTGCAGGAAAAGACCATCCGCAGGGTGGGTGCAGTCAAGGACATCGACGTCGACGTTCGTGTCATCGCAGCCACCAACCGCGACCTGTTACAGCGCATCGCTGAGAAGAGCTTCCGCGAGGATCTCTTCTACCGTCTCAACGTTTTCCCTATCCACATCCCGCCGCTTCGGGAGCGTACCGCCGACATCGCCGCGCTGGCCGCTTACTTTCTGGACAGTTTCAGCCGCTCCTTCGGCCGCCAGTTCCGCGACGTCGCGCCGGAGGCAGAGCGGCTCATGGCGCAGTACGCCTGGCCGGGGAACGTCAGGGAACTCAGGAACGTCATCGAGCGTATCTGCATCATGCGCAGCGGCCCCACCCTGCTCCCCGAGTACCTCCCCCAGGAGATCAGGACCGGCCAGTACGGAGACGCCGCGACACCCCATCTCCCCAACGCCCTGGCCATCCCCGAGGGGTTAGGGCTCGAGGATGCGATCAGCAGTATCGAGAAGTCCCTGATCGAGCAGGCGTTGCAGGCCACCGGCGGCAACGTCTTGCAGACCGCCGCCAACCTGAAGATCCCCCGCGGCACCCTGCGCTACAAGATGGACAAGCACGGACTTTAG
- a CDS encoding TRAP transporter substrate-binding protein produces the protein MNLKACFKSLVMAAALALPVTAFAAPAPIVIKFSHVVAQHTPKGQAADYFKKLAEERTKGRVKVEVYPNSQLYKDKEEMEALQLGAVQMLAPSLAKFAPLGVKEFEVFDLPFIFDNYQELHKVTQGPVGAKLLKKLEPKGILGLAYWDNGFKVMSANKPIKNVADFRGQKMRIQSSKVLDSQMRSVGAIPQVLAFSEVYQALQTGVVDGTENPPSNLYTQKMHEVQKYVTLSDHGYLGYAVIVNKKFWLGLPADIRTTLEGCMRDATKYANDVAKKDNDEALAAVKKSGRSQLITLTPQERAAWKKAMDKAHKDNMGRIGADIVKEVYAATGYNAN, from the coding sequence ATGAACCTGAAAGCTTGTTTTAAAAGTTTGGTTATGGCCGCAGCCCTTGCCCTGCCCGTGACCGCATTTGCCGCACCGGCACCGATCGTCATCAAGTTCAGCCACGTCGTTGCCCAGCACACCCCCAAGGGGCAGGCCGCTGACTACTTCAAAAAACTGGCCGAGGAGCGTACCAAGGGGCGCGTCAAGGTAGAGGTGTACCCGAACAGCCAGCTCTACAAGGACAAGGAAGAGATGGAGGCGCTGCAGCTGGGCGCCGTGCAGATGCTGGCACCGTCCCTGGCCAAGTTCGCCCCGCTGGGCGTCAAAGAGTTCGAGGTCTTCGACCTCCCCTTCATCTTCGACAACTACCAGGAACTGCACAAGGTGACCCAGGGTCCGGTGGGCGCGAAACTGCTGAAGAAACTGGAGCCCAAGGGGATCCTCGGCCTCGCTTACTGGGATAACGGCTTCAAGGTGATGAGCGCCAACAAGCCGATCAAGAACGTCGCCGACTTCCGCGGCCAGAAGATGCGCATCCAGTCCTCCAAAGTGCTCGACTCCCAGATGCGCTCCGTGGGCGCCATCCCGCAGGTACTCGCCTTCTCCGAGGTGTACCAGGCGCTGCAGACCGGCGTCGTCGACGGCACCGAGAATCCCCCCTCCAACCTCTACACCCAGAAGATGCACGAGGTGCAGAAGTACGTCACCCTTTCCGATCACGGCTACCTGGGCTACGCGGTCATCGTAAACAAGAAGTTCTGGCTGGGTCTGCCGGCTGACATCCGCACCACCCTGGAAGGCTGCATGAGGGACGCTACCAAGTACGCCAACGACGTCGCCAAGAAGGATAACGACGAGGCGCTGGCCGCAGTCAAGAAGTCCGGCCGCAGCCAGCTGATCACCCTGACCCCGCAGGAGCGCGCCGCCTGGAAGAAGGCGATGGACAAGGCGCACAAGGATAACATGGGCCGCATCGGCGCCGACATCGTCAAGGAAGTCTACGCCGCCACCGGCTACAACGCGAACTAA
- a CDS encoding TRAP transporter small permease translates to MMKYLDHLEEIIITFLIGAATVVIAVAVGHRYLSGMPIPGLQDWLLTINMSWAQELCIYMFVWMAKFGAAYGVRSGIHVGVDVLVTRMPDSWRKVTVVIAILGGALFTGLIGTLGARFVWENGMHYAVLNKLGMAVGDLFEGPITPDLEWPTWIVYSAVPLGSYLMCFRFLQVGVAFLRTGELPHHDHAHVDGIDEIGSLDSTEALEEYEQHKFNHKDAQGGVK, encoded by the coding sequence ATGATGAAGTATCTTGACCATCTTGAGGAAATCATCATCACCTTCCTCATCGGCGCCGCCACGGTAGTCATCGCCGTAGCCGTCGGCCATCGCTACCTGTCCGGTATGCCCATTCCCGGGCTGCAGGACTGGCTGCTTACCATTAACATGAGCTGGGCGCAGGAGCTCTGCATTTACATGTTCGTCTGGATGGCGAAGTTCGGCGCGGCCTACGGCGTCAGAAGCGGCATCCACGTCGGCGTCGACGTCCTAGTCACCCGCATGCCAGATTCCTGGCGCAAGGTGACCGTGGTGATCGCCATTTTGGGCGGCGCGCTCTTCACCGGGCTGATCGGCACCCTGGGCGCCAGGTTCGTCTGGGAAAACGGCATGCACTACGCCGTTCTCAACAAGCTGGGCATGGCCGTGGGCGACCTGTTCGAGGGTCCGATCACCCCGGACCTCGAATGGCCCACCTGGATCGTCTACTCCGCGGTACCGCTTGGCTCGTACCTGATGTGCTTCCGCTTCCTCCAGGTCGGCGTCGCCTTCCTGCGCACTGGGGAGCTGCCGCACCACGACCACGCCCATGTCGACGGCATCGACGAAATCGGCTCACTGGACTCCACCGAGGCTCTGGAAGAGTACGAACAGCACAAGTTCAACCATAAGGACGCGCAGGGGGGTGTGAAATGA
- a CDS encoding TRAP transporter large permease: MSTAVAGWEQFSKKKAATWLIAIAVILGAIATLGSTGIVFALLLALMLTGMPISIALGLTVLTFLFFFSEVPTEAVAMKLFTGIEKFEIMAIPFFILAGNFLTHGGVAKRMINFATSMVGHWHGGLALAGVMACALFAAVSGSSPATVVAIGSIMMPAMVRAGYPKRFGAGVITTSGSLGILIPPSIPMVVYCVATNSSVGALFMGGVIPGLMLATLLGLVAWWRAKQGNLPRMRKATWGERAKAFRDSIWGLFLIVIVLGGIYSGMFTPTEAAAMSAVYAFVIAVFVYRDVPFKKVPKVLLDSASMSAMLLYIITNAVLFSFLMTHENIPQLMADWILGHNLGVVSFLLVTNVLLLLAGNVMEPSSIILILAPILYPVAMKLGIDPVHFGVLITVNMEVGMCHPPVGLNLYVASGITKMGISELTVAVWPWLMAMLGFMLLVTYVPIISLWLPRALGY, encoded by the coding sequence ATGAGTACTGCAGTAGCTGGCTGGGAACAGTTTTCCAAGAAAAAGGCGGCCACCTGGCTCATCGCCATCGCCGTCATCCTTGGAGCGATAGCCACCCTCGGCAGCACCGGCATCGTATTCGCGCTGTTGCTGGCGCTCATGCTGACCGGCATGCCCATCTCCATTGCCCTTGGTCTTACCGTCCTTACCTTCCTGTTCTTCTTCTCGGAGGTACCCACCGAGGCGGTGGCCATGAAGCTCTTCACCGGCATCGAGAAGTTCGAGATCATGGCGATCCCGTTTTTCATCCTGGCGGGTAACTTCCTGACCCACGGCGGCGTGGCCAAAAGGATGATCAACTTCGCTACCTCCATGGTCGGCCACTGGCACGGCGGTCTGGCCCTCGCCGGCGTCATGGCTTGCGCCCTCTTCGCCGCGGTCTCCGGGTCGAGCCCGGCCACCGTCGTCGCCATCGGCTCGATCATGATGCCGGCCATGGTGCGTGCCGGCTACCCCAAGCGCTTCGGCGCCGGCGTCATCACCACCTCGGGCTCGCTGGGCATCCTGATCCCTCCGTCTATCCCCATGGTGGTGTACTGCGTCGCCACCAACTCCTCGGTTGGCGCGCTGTTCATGGGGGGCGTCATCCCCGGCCTCATGCTCGCCACGTTGCTGGGCCTGGTCGCCTGGTGGAGGGCGAAGCAGGGTAATCTCCCGCGCATGAGGAAAGCGACCTGGGGCGAGCGCGCCAAAGCCTTCCGTGACAGCATCTGGGGCCTGTTCCTGATCGTCATCGTTCTGGGCGGCATCTACTCCGGCATGTTCACCCCGACCGAGGCCGCGGCCATGAGCGCCGTCTATGCCTTCGTCATCGCGGTGTTCGTTTACCGTGACGTCCCCTTCAAGAAGGTCCCCAAGGTACTGCTCGACTCGGCCAGCATGTCCGCGATGCTGTTGTACATCATCACCAATGCCGTGCTCTTCTCCTTCCTTATGACGCACGAGAACATCCCGCAGCTCATGGCGGACTGGATCCTCGGGCACAACCTAGGCGTAGTTTCCTTCCTGCTGGTGACCAACGTGCTGCTGCTTCTGGCTGGCAACGTGATGGAACCTTCCTCCATCATCCTGATCCTCGCCCCGATCCTCTACCCGGTGGCCATGAAGCTCGGCATCGACCCGGTGCACTTCGGGGTGCTGATCACGGTCAACATGGAGGTCGGCATGTGCCACCCGCCAGTCGGCCTGAACCTTTACGTCGCCAGCGGCATCACCAAGATGGGGATATCGGAACTCACCGTCGCGGTCTGGCCCTGGCTCATGGCCATGCTGGGCTTCATGCTCCTGGTGACCTACGTGCCGATCATCTCGCTCTGGCTGCCGCGCGCTCTCGGCTACTAG
- the nhaD gene encoding sodium:proton antiporter NhaD: MIPLLVAIFLVAYAAIALEHPIRINKSSSALLGAGLLWSVYALLGPDSHLVVQQLNESLASTAQIVFFLIGAMTIVEVVDAHNGFEVITAHIKTRKLSSLMWLVGFVTFFLSAVLDNLTTTIVMISLMKKLLDRHDDRLFFAGLIVIAANAGGAWTPIGDVTTTMLWIGGQITPLQIMKGVLAPSLVNLMLPLAFVAYQLKGREVVAPVRFENGALPQSTLFERNLMFFLGIGILVSVPVFKTVTHLPPFMGILLGLGLLWLTGDLVHRNKEEMDKRHFTLAHALEKIDMSSIVFFIGILLAVATLEHTHILAAIASWLDRAVGRLDLIVTLIGLVSSIVDNVPLVAASMGMYNLAQHPADSFLWEFMAYCAGTGGSILVIGSAAGVAAMGLEKLHFFWYVKRISGLALLGYFGGIAVYLLQTRLFG; the protein is encoded by the coding sequence ATGATCCCCCTGCTCGTAGCTATCTTTCTGGTCGCTTACGCCGCCATCGCCCTTGAGCATCCGATCAGGATCAACAAGTCATCTTCCGCCCTTCTCGGTGCCGGACTTCTGTGGTCGGTATACGCCCTGCTGGGCCCTGACAGCCATTTGGTCGTGCAACAATTGAACGAGTCGTTGGCATCGACGGCGCAGATCGTCTTCTTCTTAATCGGGGCCATGACCATCGTGGAAGTAGTCGATGCCCACAACGGTTTCGAAGTTATCACGGCACACATAAAGACCCGTAAACTGTCATCGCTGATGTGGCTGGTTGGATTCGTTACCTTCTTCCTAAGCGCTGTCCTCGACAATCTGACCACCACCATCGTGATGATCTCGCTTATGAAGAAGCTTCTGGACCGGCACGATGACCGCCTTTTCTTCGCCGGCCTCATTGTCATCGCCGCCAATGCCGGCGGTGCATGGACCCCTATCGGCGACGTGACCACTACCATGCTCTGGATCGGCGGGCAGATCACCCCACTCCAGATCATGAAGGGCGTACTTGCCCCCTCACTTGTGAATCTCATGCTACCGCTCGCCTTCGTCGCTTACCAACTCAAGGGGCGCGAGGTGGTGGCTCCGGTGCGGTTCGAAAATGGGGCACTGCCCCAATCTACCCTGTTCGAGCGCAACCTGATGTTCTTCCTCGGCATCGGCATTCTGGTGAGCGTTCCGGTGTTCAAGACGGTCACTCACCTCCCTCCTTTCATGGGAATCCTGCTGGGGCTCGGGCTGCTTTGGCTCACCGGGGACCTCGTGCATCGGAACAAGGAGGAGATGGACAAGCGGCACTTTACCCTCGCCCATGCCCTGGAGAAGATCGACATGAGCTCTATCGTCTTCTTTATCGGCATCCTGCTGGCCGTGGCCACCCTGGAACATACCCATATCCTGGCAGCAATCGCCTCGTGGCTGGACCGGGCCGTTGGACGGCTGGACCTGATCGTGACACTTATCGGACTGGTCAGCTCGATCGTCGACAACGTACCGCTGGTCGCCGCCAGCATGGGAATGTACAACCTGGCGCAGCACCCGGCGGACAGCTTCCTCTGGGAGTTCATGGCCTATTGCGCGGGAACGGGGGGATCCATCCTGGTGATCGGCTCGGCCGCGGGGGTCGCGGCCATGGGGTTGGAAAAACTGCATTTCTTCTGGTACGTAAAGCGGATCAGCGGCTTGGCTTTGCTCGGTTACTTCGGCGGGATAGCGGTTTATCTGCTGCAGACCAGGCTGTTCGGCTGA
- a CDS encoding YcbK family protein yields MKDKMLCRRMFLKSSAFFAATVLGAKSAFAKFMEGSGAPEGKLSLYNVNCKERLTVTYRNNMGEYCEDALQALNWIFRCHNTNETTTMDLRVLEYLNRLDNSLGGNNEIHIISGYRSPEYNARLRSRSGGVAKDSLHMKGMAIDLAIPRVGLDRIRHTAIALAAGGVGYYPQSGFVHIDSGLFRTW; encoded by the coding sequence GTGAAAGATAAAATGTTGTGCCGCAGGATGTTCCTGAAGTCGTCGGCTTTTTTCGCCGCCACGGTCCTGGGTGCGAAATCGGCCTTCGCCAAATTCATGGAGGGGAGCGGGGCGCCCGAGGGTAAGCTCTCCCTTTACAACGTCAACTGCAAAGAAAGGCTCACCGTCACCTACCGCAACAACATGGGCGAATACTGCGAGGACGCGCTCCAGGCTCTCAACTGGATCTTCCGTTGCCACAATACCAACGAAACCACCACCATGGACCTGCGCGTGCTCGAGTACCTGAACCGGCTGGACAACTCCCTGGGCGGTAACAACGAGATCCACATCATTTCCGGCTACCGCTCGCCGGAGTACAACGCCCGCCTGCGCAGCAGGTCGGGTGGAGTGGCCAAGGACAGCCTGCACATGAAGGGGATGGCCATCGACCTCGCCATACCGCGGGTAGGACTGGACCGTATCCGGCACACCGCCATCGCCCTTGCCGCAGGAGGGGTCGGCTACTATCCCCAATCCGGATTCGTCCACATCGACTCCGGCCTGTTCCGGACCTGGTAG
- a CDS encoding response regulator, whose protein sequence is MTIEEAFGIVIRRLRRERNLSQDKLSMSSCLDRKFISNIEGGKQQPSLVSIFALASALNTSASSIIYETEFILKINTPDRLRAEGSKIDWISSMEIMMSKINNSYQGSETILIVDDEKQLREMLSDFLASYGYKVITAEDGQDAIEKYTENGPIHLVVMDVVMPRKDGISCFKEIKKVNPKAKAVFMSGYRPDHLQAREDFHLIQKPFSPVEMIKAIRSALESDLEQTLDL, encoded by the coding sequence ATGACTATTGAAGAAGCTTTTGGCATTGTGATTCGCAGATTGAGAAGGGAGCGCAACCTTTCCCAGGACAAGCTGTCCATGTCAAGTTGCCTGGACCGCAAGTTCATCTCGAACATAGAAGGGGGAAAGCAGCAGCCGAGTCTGGTCTCCATCTTCGCCTTGGCCAGTGCCCTCAATACTTCCGCTTCCAGCATCATCTACGAAACGGAATTCATCCTGAAGATCAACACACCGGATCGGTTGAGGGCCGAAGGATCCAAGATAGACTGGATTAGCAGCATGGAGATCATGATGAGCAAGATCAACAACAGTTATCAGGGATCCGAAACAATCCTGATCGTCGATGACGAAAAACAGCTCCGCGAGATGCTGTCCGACTTTCTTGCCAGCTACGGATACAAGGTCATCACCGCCGAAGATGGCCAGGACGCCATCGAGAAGTACACCGAGAACGGACCGATCCACCTGGTGGTTATGGACGTGGTGATGCCGCGCAAGGACGGTATCAGCTGCTTCAAGGAGATCAAGAAGGTGAACCCGAAGGCGAAGGCGGTCTTTATGAGCGGCTACCGGCCGGATCACCTGCAGGCGAGGGAGGATTTTCACCTGATCCAGAAACCGTTCTCTCCGGTCGAGATGATCAAGGCGATCAGGAGCGCGCTGGAGTCGGACTTGGAGCAGACCCTCGACCTTTAA
- a CDS encoding PilZ domain-containing protein has protein sequence MGRLENRKAVRYSCEVPIELREGTGLTRDYSTDGIYFTTDQVLGLGEEVQLTMCLTNQGPNKMVKLTCHAQVVRVEEVDGRQGTAVAINECVAELLHKRNDAADDDTTTMHNQEPIFRYQPRIL, from the coding sequence ATGGGGCGTTTGGAGAACAGAAAAGCAGTACGTTATAGCTGTGAGGTCCCCATCGAACTCAGAGAAGGGACTGGCCTCACCCGGGATTACAGTACTGACGGGATCTACTTCACCACCGACCAGGTACTCGGGCTAGGCGAAGAGGTTCAATTGACCATGTGCTTGACCAATCAGGGGCCTAACAAGATGGTCAAACTGACGTGTCATGCCCAAGTAGTCCGAGTGGAAGAGGTTGACGGTAGGCAGGGAACTGCTGTTGCCATCAACGAATGCGTCGCCGAGTTGCTGCACAAGAGAAATGACGCAGCCGACGACGACACAACAACTATGCACAATCAGGAACCAATCTTCAGGTACCAACCGAGGATCCTATAA